From the Candidatus Pelagibacter sp. IMCC9063 genome, the window TACTTTGATTATTTAGGTAATAGAATTCTGCATCTGATGATGGGCTTAGATCGGCAACATACTCTAGTCGCCCATGGTGATTTATAATTTCATCTTCTTGCCTATCAGTATCCGTTTTATCCAGAAGGATACCAAGGGTTGCTAATGCAGATTTAATATTTTGATCCTTGTAAAGTAATACATCTGTCAAACTATTTGCTATATTAGATCGTTCACTAAAAGCTTTTAGTTTGGTGTACCCTAAATCTAATTTAATACCTGGATTAAGATTTATATCTTCATCAACTATTCTTTTTCCAAAATTAAATGATCCAAAGATCTGTTGACCTTCTCGGTTTCCCTCTAAGGTATTGCCATAAATAACTCTTCTTTGATCAATATCTAGTGAGCTAACTCCAATTAATGTATCGGTAAAAACCTGATTATCTCTAAGTTTAGTGCCGTATAGAGCCAAACTATAAGCATCTGTCTCTAATTTGCTTCCTTTATATCCAATATCAACATTATCGTTTCCATATTGAAAAACGTACCCATACATAGCGTCTCTATCATCTTCTTTAATTCTATCCGCACCAATTGAGATACCATAACTATGAAAATCTCTTGATGATGAGTTTGAGGATTTATTTTTACCTAAACTAACTCTACCCTCGCTCCACTGAAACCAATCGTCACTATCATAACTTCTATCAACTTCTTTTTTAGAGCTTTTAAGAGCACTAACTAATTTTGATATTTTTTCATTTGTAAAATCAATTTCTGCATTAAGATTTGATAAATTGTCTTTATTTTTATGTCTTCTTAACCACTCTGTTCGGTGAAAGATTGGAAGAGTGTTGTTTTTAATTATACGTTTTGATAATTCAACATTAGCTTCAATGATTGCTTTAACATCACTATTATTAGAAGGATCGCTACATGTAATAGTGCCAGCACAAGCTACACTATATTCATAAATTGTATTAGAACCAGTGGTACTCTGTCCAGTATGTGTATCCTCTGTAATATATAGTTTTGTAAAATTGGCTGAAAAAATAAACCCTGTCATAGTTGAAGCTCCTGAAGATGAAACTTGGGTACTAAATGAATATGACTGAGAAAATTCTAAAGTACTAACATCCCATGGAGTTGTTAATGTATATTTATGAATTGAGTCTGTGCCACCTCCACCTATATAAAATATAGTTCCACTTGAATGAAATTGAATACTTCTTGGGTTATCTTCTTTACTGGTTAAAGCTGAAGATTGAGTTGAATCTTTTGTTGCAGTCGTAACATCCCATGGAGTAGATAGTGTAAACTGTTGTATTACTTCTGTTTGATTACCAGTGACATACATCCTGGTTCCATCATATTTAAAAGCTAATGATCTTAATTGATTCTCATTTGATACATCAAAATCATCATCATATTGTAATGTAGAAGTATCCCAAGCTGTAGTTAAATTGTATTGTCTAATTGATAAGGCTGCATTATCTACAACGTACATCACTTTTCCATCAGGTTTAAATTGTATTGCGTGAGGTTTATTTATGTTGGTTAAAAATGTTGAAGAAGTTTTAATTGCTGTACTAATATCAAATGGGGTACTTAAAGAATACTGAATTACACTGTCAACCTCAGAATAACTATCTTTTTCACGATTAGTTACATACATAATTGTTCCATCTGGTTTAAAATTTATTTGTCTTAAACCATCTGCATCTGTGGAAATATCTTTTGATTGCTTAAATTCTATAAAAGCAAATGAGTTGGAACAGAAAAAAAATATATAAAATATTGAAATAAGAAATATTTTTTTCATTATGATGTTAGATAACTTTGGGTTAATTTTCTTAAGTTATATAATAATATTTAACGAATTCTGAAATGACCGACCTATTTTGGGTCTAATAATTTTTTTTACTTGCTCTAAAGATTGAGGATTATTGAGAGGTTGAATGTTAAGGATTTAGACTTTGATAAAACTAGATATCTAGTATTTATTTAAGCTTACTAAATGAGTCTTGAAAACAGTCAATCTCATCTAAAGTTTCAAAAAAAATTTGATTTAAAGATGAAGAGTGAATTATTTGACACTTTTTTTGTTTTTCGCCGTCCATTAATGACGAATTATTTTTGACTAGAGTATTTATGTGTTCAGCAGGAGTAGAACCTGTTGTTTTTTTAATTCCATAAGATGTGGCTGCAGATGCACCTGCAAGTATAGGATTACCTGTTTTCGCCAGAGTATATACTGGGCCCACAGCTGAGCTATATTGAGTACAACCACTTAAAACTATAAAAACAATAATATAAAAAATATTTTTCTTCATACGCTCAATCATCCTAACATATTCTCTTTGTATTTGTCTTATTATTCATTTTTGTTTTGCAAGCTCTGTATTTCTAATATTTAAAGCCAAGCAAGTAATATCATCTCTTAATTTTTCTGCTCCCCAATTAAGTTCTGTTGTAATAGAATTTATTATATTTTGCGGAGTAACATTTTCTATTTTTTTTATTATTCTTTCAACGCCCTCTACTCCTAGTTCTTGACCATTGCTTAAATAACCTTCTGTTACGCCATCGGTATAAATTAAAAATGTTTTTTCTTTCAAATTGGTAGCTATTGATTTTACCATAGACTCTGTAGAATATTTTAAAATTCCTATTGGTGGTATTTGAGATTTCATAAACTCAAAATTTTTTTCTTTATCAAAAACCATAATACTTTCATGACCTGCGTTTACAAAGATCGCCTCTCCAGTTTCTGTATTAAATTTTCCAAATACAGCTGTCATAAACATTCCTTTAAACTTTGCTTCAACTAGTTCATTATTTACTGTGAATACAACTTTTTCTAATGGATAGGACAAATTAGAAATTGTTCTAAATATTGAGGCTGCTTTAGCCATGTACATACCAGCTGTAATACCTTTTCCTGATACATCTGCTAATATGAAAAAATATTCATTTTTACCTACATTGACTACGTCAAAAAAATCTCCAGAAACATCTCTGGCTGGAATATTTTTTGCATAAAGAAAATTTTTAAACTTTGATATGTCTGGAAATAAGCTTTTCTGTACATCTCCTGCGAGCTCCCTTTCTCTTAATAACTTTGCCTCTTTTTGCAAATTTGCGAGTGCAATTCGATTTTCTTCTATAAACCTTAAATAAAGTCCAGTTAAGAAAGTAATTGTAAGCATGAATATAGGATAGCTAATATCTACAAGTTGGGACTTAAATAAAAAAGCGCTAAAGCCAATTATAATTACTATGATTAAGCTTCCAAAGAATATTAATAAACTATATTTGGGTTTAGTATGTTGGGAGAGAAAAAAAACAACACTAGCGACTATAATTGAAAATAGTAATTCAAATAAATAAGTGTTTGGATTTCGAATAAGATAGGATTGATCTAAAATATTTTCAATTATGTTTCCATGCACTTCGACTCCTGGAATTGTATTTCCTAAAGGAGTTTTTACTAAATCAAACAAACCCTGTGCTGATGCACCAATCAAAACATACTTATCTTTAAATATTGATGGATTAAATTTACCCTCAAAAACAGAGCTTGCGGAAATATACTGGTTTTTTAATGATTCTTTATATCTAATCCAAATAATTCCATTCGGATCTGAGTAAATTTTATGAGGTCTTGAACTTATTCTGTTAATGCCCGCCTCATTCATCTCTACATATAAATTCTTTTGATTGGACCCTACGCGGATCATTTCTAGTGCCATGGTTGGATATAGCTGATTTTTCAAACGAACAATCAATGGAAGGGATCTGATAATACCATCAGTTTGATCTAAAAAAGAAATAGAGCCCAATCCTTTTGCACTATTTTCTAATTTTTCAAGTGATCCTATGGAGTGAGGAAAAGAATATGTAAATTTTTTAGGATCTCCTCCTTTTACAAGAAATTTTGCTTTTGGTGATCTATCATAAGTTCCATGAGAGGGAACATTGCTACCGAGCACTGCTGTAACTGATTTTGATTTTTTTAACTGCTCTCTAAATATTTCATCAGGTCCTTTAATATTTTGCAAACCAGCGACATCGGCTGGTATTAAATTATAAGCTCTAATTATTTCTTCGGGAGATTGTTTGTCCTTCTCTGCAAAGAAGATATCGAGGCCTATGGCTTTTGGATTAGAGGCATTAACATTTTCCACAATTTTTGCAAAAATAGATCTATTCCATGGAAATTGGCCAAAATCACCTAAACTTTTTTCATCTATATCTATTATAATAACTTCAGAAGTTTGCTTGTTTAATGGAAAAATTTTTTGATAAACATCAAAACTTAAATAAGAAATTGATTGTATAAAACTAGGATTAATTGTTTTTAAAAAAACTAAAAAAAATAATAAAATTAAAAAAATTGTATAGTTCTTATATTTAGCAAATAAAATGCTCATGTTTTTTTTATAATTAAAAAATTTGTCTTAAGCTAAGCATTGCTTCTTCAATGGTATTTGGCCTCAATGCATCTTGATTATTTAATGTAAAATCAATTTCAAAATCATTAATTTTTTTACTTATCTTAAATTCAGATCCTAAATGTTCTGAGCCTGCTAATTTGTAAGCATAGTTAGTTTTTTTATTGGGCAAGAATCCTATCGCTAAATTTATTTTATCAGTATGACCTACTCCTAATGCTTGATTTCTTTCATAAATTAAAAAGATACTAAAGCTATCTGGTAAAATTATATCTACCCCCAATTCACCATTTAAATTATGTAAAGCACCTGAATATAATTTGGTATCAAAATCACCTGTTGTATCAGCGAGATAAGAATATTTTATGCTGGAGGATCGGTGTAAATTTGCTTTGTATTCTAATTTTCCATGCTTTCTAATTTTATATTTTTCATTTTCTAATTCTTCAGCTGCAGCAATTGAGAGTCTTGCATTTCTTGATTGAACGCCTTGCTTTTTAAATTTCATGGCAGCGTTACCACTTTCTTGATATTTATTTAACAAAGTGTAACCAAGATCAATTTGTCCTGAAGGAACTAGAGTTAAATTATTTTTTTTAATCTCATCTTTTAATTTAATTGTTCCATATATTTGTTTACCGTCTCTTTTGGCAGTGACACGCTCACCGTCGAACACTGATAAAATATCAAAATTGAGAGCCCCCACTCCAATAACCGTGTCTATAAATTTTGTATCATCTTTAATTGGCGAAGAAGTATAATGGGTTAAATTATAAGTATTCGCATCTAAATTACTTCCAACTGTTCCAACCTCAACATCATCTTTACCAAACCTAAATGCCAGCCCCCTGATGCCATTATTTTTGGTAAATTTATCTGCTCCAACTGTGATTGCATCCGTTTTAATTTTTTTAAATGAGGAAGCTTTTGTCTCTCCAACTCTTCCAACAGCAATACTTCCTTCGCTCCAAAAAAATATATCTTGTTCTTGTTCTTGTTCTTTAGTTTTTTTGCTAGTAGCTGAATTTTTTACAACTTTAGCAAGAGAAACTAGCATTGGATTAGTAAAATTAAGATCTAAATTAAGATTAGTTAAGTTTTGATTATCTTTGTTTCTTCTAATCCACTTTAAACGATTTAAAGCAGTATCGGTTGACTGTTCAATGGTTCTTGTTGCAACTTCTATTTGTGCAATAGCTATTCCTGTTCTGATACTATTTTCTGTAATTGAAGGACAATTACCTGAAAAAAGAGTAAACGGACAATTTAAGGTATATTCACTTACCTTTTTACTCGAACCAGTAATAAACATTTTTAATCCAGAAGGACTAAATGCTAAACCATATGGGAATGCCTCGCTTGATAAGTCTAAAAAACCTACATGAGATAAAGTTGATATATCGAAACCTGTAGATAAATCGTATTGATTAACAGTTTTTTCACTCGTTCCTATTATAAACATTCTGGTACCATCAGTATTAAACTCTATATTAGACGGTGTTATACTCTGAGTACTCAGATCTTGTGATCGTAAAAAAGTAACATCTGAAAGATCAAAACCTACAGCTAATTCATATTGGTGTATGGAATCATTCTGATGTCCAGTAATATACATCATTGTTCCATCATTATTAAAATCAAGACCATAAATATTATTATCCTGGCTTTGAACCCGAAAAAAACGTACAAAATTTGCTGATGACAAATCAAAATTTGCAGTAAGTGAATATTCCTGCACATAATCTCTGTTTTTTCCAAGAACAAACATTTTTGATCCATCATTGTTAAATTTTATACTCGTTTCAAAAGCGTCACCAAGATTAGCCAAACTATCTACATAAGAAGCTGTCGATATATCAAAGGGAGTTGATAAAGTATATTCATGCATATCATCCTCACCACTACCAGAAGTACCTCCATTACCGTTCTGTTCACCAATAACAAACATTTTTGTTCCATCATTACTAAAGGTAAGACCTCTAGGCATATCCTCTTCACCTGCAACTGAAAAGCTTTGCAGAAAGAGTGGAGTAGCAGAATCACCACTTTCTAAAGCAGCACCTTCTCTAACAAAAGTTAGATTAATAATTAGAAAGGCTAGTATAAATCTAATTGTCGATTTCATGAAAAAATTTTTATTTAAAGACATAGTTTAATTTTTATCAAAACTTACTAGTTAAATTAATTGTTGCTTCTTCAATGGTATTTGGCCTCAATGCATCTTGATTATTTAATGTAAAATCAATTTGAAAATCATTGATATTTTTACTTATTTTAAATTCAGATCCTAAATTTTCTGAGCCTGCTAATTTGTAAGCATAGTTAGTTTTTTTATTGGGCAAGAATCCTATCGCTAAATGTATTTTATCAGTATGTCCTACTTCCAAAGCTTGATTTCTTTCATAAATTAAAAAGATACTAAAGCTATCTGGTAAAATTATATCTACACCCAATTCACCATTTAAATTATGTAAAGCACCTGAATATAATTTGGTATCAAAATTACTTGTTGTATCAGCGAGATAAGAATATTTTATGCTGGAGGATCGGTGTAAGTTTGCTTTGTATTCTAATTTTCCATGCTTTCTAATTTTATATTTTTCATTTTCTAATTCTTCAGCTGCAGCAATTGAAAGTCTTGCATTTCTTGATTGAACGCCTTGCTTTTTAAATTTCATGGCAGCGTTACCACTTTCTTGATAATCATTTAACAAAGTGTAACCAAGATCAACTTGTCCAGAAGGAATTAATATTAAATTATTTTTTTTAATCTCATCTTTTAATTTAATTGTTCCATATATTTGTTTACCGTCTCTTTTGGCGGTTACACGTTGCCCATCGAGCACTGATAAAATATCAAAATTGAGAGCCCCCACTCCAATAACCGTGTCTATAAATTTTGTATCATCTTTAATTGGAGATGAGGTATAATGGGTTAAATTATAAGTATCCGTATCTAAATTGCTTCCAGCTGAGCCAACCTCAACATCATCTTTACCAAACCTAAATGCAAGTCCAGTTATCCCATTATTTTTGGTAAATTTATCTGCTCCAACTGTGATTGCATCCGTTTTAAATTTTTTAAATGAGGAAACTTTTGTCTCTCCAACTCTTCCAACAGCAATACTTCCTTCGCTCCAAAAAAATATATCTTGTTCTTGTTCTTGTTCTTGATTTTGATCTTTAGTTTTTTTGCTAGTAGCTGAATTTTTTACAACTTTAGCAAGAGAAACAAGCATTGGATTAGTAAAATTAAGATCTAAATTTAGATTAGTTAAGTTTTGATTATCTTTATTTCTTCTAATCCATTTTAGTCTATTTAAAGCAGTGTCCGTTGAGTGTTCTATAGTTCTTGTTGCGACTTCTATTTGTGCAATGGCTAATCCCGTTCTGTCACCTTTAGCAATTGCAGGACATTTTCCTTCAATAATATTAAAAGGACACACTAAATCAAATTCATGTATTGTATCATCATCACTCCCACGATCATCAGAGACAAACATTTTTAATCCAGCTGCACTAAATGCAAGTGCTCTTGTTTGATCGGCAGTTACACTTTTTATTAAATTTTTTATGTTTACCTCTCCATCTTTGACATAGGAAGATGTGTCATATGCTTTTGAAAGTGAATATTGAGCAACTGTAAATAGATCATGATCGGTAACAAAAATTCTTTTTCCATTTGCACTAAAAAAAATTGCATCAGGATTACTTTGCGTTAAAAGAATTCCAGCATTATCAACCTGTGATATTGTTGATAAATCATATGGGGTTGAAAGAGTATATTCTCTAATACCATCGAGAGAATCAGGATTGTTGACATCATTAAAGCTTAAAAATATTTTTGTACCATCGGGATTAATCTCAATACCTTGCACGTGATTATTATTTATACTTAAAGATCCATATCTCCAGCCATCCTGAATAGCTGTAGTGTCAGGATTCACATTCGCAACATATACACAAGTTGAAACATCATAAGGTGCAGTTAAATCATATCTATATACAAGGTCTCTGTTAGAACCATTGGTACCTCTAGTGACAGTAAAGATTTTAAGTCCATCACTACTAAATACCATATCACCAATATTACCTCTTATAGTGCCCGTTAAATCACATCTCGCAGAATCTCCTGCATAAACGGCTGTGGAAATATCAAATGGTGTTGGTAGATTATATTCGTTTATAAAATCATCACCATCGCCCGCACGATGTGGAGAGCTTGAACCATTCCCAGCAGATACAAACATTTTGGTTCCATCAGGATTAAAAGCAATACCATTTAATCCTAGAGTAGCACCGGATCCATCAAGAAAACTGTATGCTTGGTCGCTGTCTACTTCAGTTACCATAGCTCCAAAGGAATTAGAGATGGGAATTAAGAGAAAAAAAATGATTATAAATTTTTTTATTGAAAACATATAGCTTCTGTCTGGTCCAAAAATTATTTCTTACGTTTTCTTTTGTTTCTGGCTTTTCTTTTTTTCTTAGCTATTTTTTTTCTTGTTATTTTTTTTGCTTTTTTCTTTATTACTTTTTTCTTTTTAATTTTTTTCTTTTTTACTTTTTTCTTTTTAACTTTTTTCTTTTTAGTCTTGCCTTTTTTCTTCACTGCTTTTTTCTTTTTGTCTTTTTTCTTTACTTGTTTTTTATTTTTCTTTTTATCTTTTTTCTTTTTATCTTTCTTCTTTACTTCTTTTGTATTTTTCTTTTTATTTTTTTTCTTTTTATCTTTCTTCTTTACTTCTTTTGTATTTTTCTTTTCATCTTTTTTCGCAACCACTATTTTTTCTTCTGTTTCAATAACTTTTTCTTCAACAATGTTTTCAGATTGTGTTATGTCTGACACCTCTTCTTCATTTGTTTTTAGTAAAACAATTCTCTTTTCTTCGTCTTTTTTAATATTTTCTTTAATTAATATTTTTATCTCTTCTTTATCAAAACCCTGGGCTTTAAGTTCTTGTCTAATTTTTTTTCTAGTAGCTTTTCTTTCTTCTTTTGTAGTTCCATCAAGCTTTGCCACTCTAACTACTTTCATTCTTTTTTTAAATTTTTTTAGTTGGTTTTTAGTTATTTGTTTTGCTTTTCCTGGTGCACTACCTTGAACCATACTTGCTACACTGTAAGGATTATCCAGTAGTGTTTGACCCAAATTATTTCCAACCAGAACTGCCCCAGGCCTTAAACCCAATGTGTTATTTTTTCCTGGTCCTATTAATAAAGTATCTGTTTTTTGATTTGATACTATGGTTTGAAACTCTGTTCCTCTTGAACCTAAAGTTCCTTCAGGAACGTTAACAGTTAAGCTGTCTGGATTCTTTTTGCTTATTAAACCTGAAATTATTTTTAAACTTCCTTTTTTAACATTCGCTACAATTTTTCCATCATTTGTTGCTGGATCGTATATAAAGGTATCCATAACTACTTCTGAATCTGATCCAATGGTAAATGTTGATTGATCTAGTAGTAATATTTGTGTGCCCGAATCTATTCCTGCATAAATCGTTTCGTTTAAATAAACTTTATCGCCAGCTTTAAGTTCTCTTGTGCCAGCTTTAGCTGTTCCAGATACTGCACCTACAATTCCGACTAATTGCTTACTAATATCAATTTTTGCATCCGCCTGGCTGATATTGAATACAAAAAATAATAGTATGATTGGTGATAAAATCTTCTTCATTTGGCAGAAGATAAACTTTTTTTAGATTTTTATAAGGTTGCCTTGACCCATATTAGGTGCAGTTTCTGTGCATTTTATCCAAAATATAGCTGTGTATTTAATTTATAAAATAGGTTTTGTTTTGGTTACTTATTTAAGTGAAATGACTTCGATAAACTGACTGCAAACGAGTCTGAAATATAATCATAATTAATTATATTAGCTTCAGAGAAAATTTTTTCGTATGAAAAGCTGATAAATAAACTTTTATCTGGATCGATGGTAGGGAAAAAATCTCCAATAGCTTTAGTAAACATCAAATCAAAAGTGTTTGTTACATCTGATCTTATCCTGTTTGAATTTATGCTTGTATCTACATTTTTATAATCATTAAAACTCAACCCATTGCCTACCGAAATATAACCCAAAGGGAGAGCGAAATTTAATCTAAAATTCAAATCATAAGTTTCAAAGTCGTTTGTTCCTACTTTTGCTTCTGAAGTGCTGTACCCCAAACCTGTTGAGGATGAAATGATTTCATTAAATACATAATCGTGTCCAAGCGAAAGACCATGCCCTTTAGCATTCGTTTCATTTGCAGTTGTATCAGTGCTATTTTTATTATTTTTAGAATCTGAAAAAGAATAACCATAGCTAAATGAATTTTGATCTCCTACAGAAAAAGATCCTCCTATTCCTTGCATTAAAGAAAAGCCATCTGCATCATCTTGGTAATCTGTTTTGCTTATCATTACATATGGGCTTAAACTTTGGTTGCCTAAGTATGTATCCAAAGCAATAGTTAAACCGTAACTTTCAAAATCATCTGCTGTTTCCTCTCTTTGCTCTGAGTCTGTAAAACTCGCATTTATCATTAATGATGAATTTTCTCCTAAAGATCGAGTTGCTGTTAATCCTAAGCCCTCACTATACGTTTTGTCATACTTCGCACTATTAAACCCAACGACTTCATCAGCACTACTTTGTAATCTTGTTTTTGAAACACTATTAACATTTTGATTAGAAACACCACCAAGAGATATATCTGCATAAAAATTCCATAGCTTGGGAGCTCCCCTTTCTTTAAGTGTAGTTTCAATTTGATTTATTGTTTCTACATCTTCAGGTGTTAAGTCTTCACTAGTTTTGATATCTTCAATTATAGTCAAAGCTTTATTGGGCGAGTCTGCTTGGACTAAAACGGAAAGTAAATATAGTTTTATCTCAACATTATCTGGATAAATCATATTTAATCTTTCCAGAGTTGCGATGGTTTGTTTGTAATTTCCAATTTTTCCTTGTTGTTGTGCATATTTTAAATTTAAATCTAAATCATTTGGCTTTTGTAAAATTTGCAAATAAGTAATGTTTTTTTCTGAAGAACCTGGAATTAGAATTTCTTCTCCGTTAACTATAATTTTAGAGCCACTAGTATCTGCAGCCATTATTGCGCTCGTTGTTTCTAAAAAAAAGCTAACTAAAAAAAAAGAAAATAAGACTAATGAAACAGCACCTGTTGTTAGTTTTTTTTTAATCATTTTTACTCCAAATAAAATAAAAGAAATATGGAATAGTTGCAGGAACTATGCCAAACCAAAACCATTCATCCCATCTAAAACTCTTATCTAATCCTAAGTTGCTAAGTCCATTCCACCATGTCAGGTAACCAATTCCTATTATCCAAACTAAGCTAATAGTTACTGATATCTTTTCTTTTTTAGAAAGATTGAAGGGAAATAATTTTTTAGTAGGTTCGTTCATTGTTATGAAAGCATTTGATCAATTTAGACTACTTACCTGTCCAAGTTCCGTTAGCAGTCATTGTTAACGTTTTGTCGCCATTGGTTGCTGTCACAATGTAGCTCGTCCCAACTTTAGCTATACACATGTCATAACCAGCTTCTTTTGTAATTACATCTCCTCCACCAAACAGTGCGTCCTCAATTGCTATTGATGATGCACCAGTTGAAGGTGGCACACCAATATCTGGTGAGCAGCTACCGATTTCATTTCCGGTAAAGTATTCACTATTATCTGAGTAATATTCTGTTTGTGCTAAAGATATTTGCTGCATAGCATTTTCTGCAGACTTTTGTTTTGTTCCTGAAACATAGCCGTTGTAACTAACAATACCTATGGATGAAAGAATTCCTATGATTGCAACAACCACTAAAAGCTCAATTAAACTAAAACCTGAGCTTTTAGTGATCATAACTTTTAGATCTATATATTATTCAGCAACTTCAACTGTGTTTACAACTGTTGGTGCTTCTCCATCTACTGTTGCACAATCGTTTTGAAAACAAGTTGTAATTGTTAACACATTACCAGTAGCTTCCATGTTAACAAAACCCATGTCCGCTTTTGCAGCATATGCGCTTGATGATCGTACTGCAGCACTATCTGGGTCATATGGATTTTTAAAATCTTTCAAAGCTTCTTTAGCAGCAACAATCACATCTGCACCAGTTCGACCTGAACATGTAAGTTCAGTGCTCATTGCCTTCGTCTCACCAATATTACATTTTTGATCCTCTGCAGCTATGTATTTTACAACAGTAGCATGATTGGATTTAGCAGATGCTTTTTTTGCGCCTGCAGTATAACCGTTATAAGCAACCGTACCAACTGCTGCTAAAATTCCTATAATTGCTACAACCACTAGCAATTCAATTAATGTAAAACCTTTATTATTTTTTTTCATATATAATTTCCTTTAGTTTATTACTTGTATTTTTTGATTCTCGTCAATAATACCGCTCCAATTCAAGAAAATATCTAGTCATGCACCCATAATGGGCTCATTTACTTGATTTTTGTGGTAAAAAATTGATGTTATCCCTTTTTAAAAATATGACTTATAAAACTAGCGAAAATGCCAACATCAGTACTGTTTTTCTAGACGGAGAAATAGACATGGATGTAATTGAGAAAGCAAAAGAAATTATTTTTCCTTTAGTTGAAGCAGGTAAGGAAGTTCATATTAATTTAAAGGATGTTTCATACATGGATTCATCAGGAATTTCTGTTCTTATTGAGAGCCACCAAAAAGCAACAGAAAAAGGTACGAAAGTAATTATAAAAGAAATTAGTAAATCTGTCTTAAAGGTAATCATGATGGCAAAGTTAGAACAGATATTAAATCTAGAGTAATGACACTATCAGAATCAAAAGACTTTGTCGTACATAGTTCCAATCTTAAAGAAGTCAGAATATTTTCAAGAGAGGTTTTTGAAAAAATAAATTTGCCTCAAGAACAAAAAGATGAATTGGTTTTAGCAATTGCAGAAGCTGCTCAAAATATAGTCAAGCACGCCTACAAAGATGTAGAAGAAACTAAAGATAAAATGCAAATT encodes:
- a CDS encoding autotransporter outer membrane beta-barrel domain-containing protein yields the protein MVTEVDSDQAYSFLDGSGATLGLNGIAFNPDGTKMFVSAGNGSSSPHRAGDGDDFINEYNLPTPFDISTAVYAGDSARCDLTGTIRGNIGDMVFSSDGLKIFTVTRGTNGSNRDLVYRYDLTAPYDVSTCVYVANVNPDTTAIQDGWRYGSLSINNNHVQGIEINPDGTKIFLSFNDVNNPDSLDGIREYTLSTPYDLSTISQVDNAGILLTQSNPDAIFFSANGKRIFVTDHDLFTVAQYSLSKAYDTSSYVKDGEVNIKNLIKSVTADQTRALAFSAAGLKMFVSDDRGSDDDTIHEFDLVCPFNIIEGKCPAIAKGDRTGLAIAQIEVATRTIEHSTDTALNRLKWIRRNKDNQNLTNLNLDLNFTNPMLVSLAKVVKNSATSKKTKDQNQEQEQEQDIFFWSEGSIAVGRVGETKVSSFKKFKTDAITVGADKFTKNNGITGLAFRFGKDDVEVGSAGSNLDTDTYNLTHYTSSPIKDDTKFIDTVIGVGALNFDILSVLDGQRVTAKRDGKQIYGTIKLKDEIKKNNLILIPSGQVDLGYTLLNDYQESGNAAMKFKKQGVQSRNARLSIAAAEELENEKYKIRKHGKLEYKANLHRSSSIKYSYLADTTSNFDTKLYSGALHNLNGELGVDIILPDSFSIFLIYERNQALEVGHTDKIHLAIGFLPNKKTNYAYKLAGSENLGSEFKISKNINDFQIDFTLNNQDALRPNTIEEATINLTSKF
- a CDS encoding FecR family protein; this encodes MKKILSPIILLFFVFNISQADAKIDISKQLVGIVGAVSGTAKAGTRELKAGDKVYLNETIYAGIDSGTQILLLDQSTFTIGSDSEVVMDTFIYDPATNDGKIVANVKKGSLKIISGLISKKNPDSLTVNVPEGTLGSRGTEFQTIVSNQKTDTLLIGPGKNNTLGLRPGAVLVGNNLGQTLLDNPYSVASMVQGSAPGKAKQITKNQLKKFKKRMKVVRVAKLDGTTKEERKATRKKIRQELKAQGFDKEEIKILIKENIKKDEEKRIVLLKTNEEEVSDITQSENIVEEKVIETEEKIVVAKKDEKKNTKEVKKKDKKKKNKKKNTKEVKKKDKKKKDKKKNKKQVKKKDKKKKAVKKKGKTKKKKVKKKKVKKKKIKKKKVIKKKAKKITRKKIAKKKRKARNKRKRKK
- a CDS encoding porin family protein; the encoded protein is MIKKKLTTGAVSLVLFSFFLVSFFLETTSAIMAADTSGSKIIVNGEEILIPGSSEKNITYLQILQKPNDLDLNLKYAQQQGKIGNYKQTIATLERLNMIYPDNVEIKLYLLSVLVQADSPNKALTIIEDIKTSEDLTPEDVETINQIETTLKERGAPKLWNFYADISLGGVSNQNVNSVSKTRLQSSADEVVGFNSAKYDKTYSEGLGLTATRSLGENSSLMINASFTDSEQREETADDFESYGLTIALDTYLGNQSLSPYVMISKTDYQDDADGFSLMQGIGGSFSVGDQNSFSYGYSFSDSKNNKNSTDTTANETNAKGHGLSLGHDYVFNEIISSSTGLGYSTSEAKVGTNDFETYDLNFRLNFALPLGYISVGNGLSFNDYKNVDTSINSNRIRSDVTNTFDLMFTKAIGDFFPTIDPDKSLFISFSYEKIFSEANIINYDYISDSFAVSLSKSFHLNK
- a CDS encoding type IV pilin protein, producing the protein MITKSSGFSLIELLVVVAIIGILSSIGIVSYNGYVSGTKQKSAENAMQQISLAQTEYYSDNSEYFTGNEIGSCSPDIGVPPSTGASSIAIEDALFGGGDVITKEAGYDMCIAKVGTSYIVTATNGDKTLTMTANGTWTGK
- a CDS encoding type IV pilin protein, yielding MKKNNKGFTLIELLVVVAIIGILAAVGTVAYNGYTAGAKKASAKSNHATVVKYIAAEDQKCNIGETKAMSTELTCSGRTGADVIVAAKEALKDFKNPYDPDSAAVRSSSAYAAKADMGFVNMEATGNVLTITTCFQNDCATVDGEAPTVVNTVEVAE
- a CDS encoding STAS domain-containing protein; this translates as MTYKTSENANISTVFLDGEIDMDVIEKAKEIIFPLVEAGKEVHINLKDVSYMDSSGISVLIESHQKATEKGTKVIIKEISKSVLKVIMMAKLEQILNLE